From Pseudomonadota bacterium, a single genomic window includes:
- a CDS encoding tetratricopeptide repeat protein: MPDELTARAGAIESAKRERGPQQPVDLVPTMPGVAPSRPPDLLSQATIGFASAGDPGAASRDQLNDLDGDTDPDLRPHAHVPVGARVPAMRAPLVGRADQLNRLKQLFLDSWEKHRLTFATLVGESGAGKTRLAREFALSVRAAIPEARVLWGASADSSGPRYEAVAGALAERFGIGHAEPAYDVRSKIGRTVNELLGDQPQAGEVTHLLAHLMGVTFPDSPVVEALRHVPGQLDVRCYIAVRRFLERHAQEGPLLLCFDGMENVRVDTVNLIHYLVHGLHDQPVLILTTARPTLFERHPHWGRGELEHQRIDVAPLLPDEAVAMFSALVRSDRLPEPVLAIARQRLRGSPRALNDFARLLLETGVLRGDEGRWELDPAAIERGRLPETHDDLLRARLRALPRGERELLCQASALGEAFWADALVALRRAAVIASDDADGPPLTRIAGEGERQVVEVARALNTLSDRGLIVEAALSSIGGEREYRFAYAPIGELAYDLLRDSTPVAATLQGYHALAARWIELRPEGQQEQRQEQIGQQLERAGDPRGAAARYGKAAEAARARFDNEKAIRLYQRALGCLGSADLGQRLALWYALGTICQARGELRAAQDAFERMVRLAWTVASRPQAAIAFNQIGRLWRQRGDLELALEYLARGLEMSRAAGNRHGVASGLDELAQTCTLLGQYDQALDHAAKALELRRQLGDRVAIAGSLTTIGTIERERGLFAEAAACCDEALALRRAVGDQEGLVVSLISLGELALEAGRQRQAREHWEEALADAERIGALSLQLHLFLRLADLSLRDGRLAEVRQRLDAARPLAERIGERMALVELLRCQALVELEDGERERAQRTAEQALARAREARLEPLVGRIHGVLGTIHGATLFDASATAEAGSGAEGHLQLAVDLQRRLGCQAELARTLQRLGAYRIEREAWARGRQDLQEALQLAQQLGLADAEGLERTLRELPV; this comes from the coding sequence ATGCCTGACGAGCTCACGGCGCGCGCGGGCGCGATCGAGTCTGCGAAGCGCGAGCGCGGGCCGCAGCAGCCCGTCGATCTCGTGCCCACGATGCCCGGGGTTGCGCCGAGCCGTCCGCCTGATCTGCTGTCGCAGGCGACGATCGGCTTCGCCTCCGCTGGTGATCCGGGGGCCGCGAGTCGCGACCAGCTCAATGATCTCGACGGTGACACCGACCCCGATCTGCGACCGCACGCGCACGTGCCGGTCGGGGCGCGCGTCCCGGCGATGCGCGCCCCACTCGTCGGCCGCGCTGACCAGCTGAACCGCCTCAAGCAGCTCTTCCTCGATAGCTGGGAGAAACACCGCCTGACCTTCGCGACCCTCGTCGGTGAGAGTGGGGCCGGAAAGACGCGCCTGGCGCGGGAGTTCGCCCTCTCGGTGCGCGCTGCGATTCCCGAGGCGCGGGTGCTCTGGGGCGCCAGTGCCGACAGCAGCGGCCCGCGCTACGAGGCGGTTGCTGGCGCGTTGGCCGAGCGCTTCGGCATCGGTCATGCGGAGCCGGCCTACGACGTGCGCAGCAAGATCGGTCGCACGGTCAACGAGCTGCTCGGTGACCAGCCGCAGGCCGGCGAGGTGACGCACCTGCTGGCGCACCTGATGGGGGTGACCTTTCCCGACAGTCCCGTCGTCGAGGCCCTGCGCCATGTCCCAGGCCAACTCGACGTGCGTTGCTACATCGCCGTGCGCCGCTTCCTCGAACGGCACGCGCAGGAAGGCCCCTTGCTGCTCTGCTTCGACGGCATGGAGAACGTCCGTGTCGACACCGTCAATCTGATCCACTACCTCGTGCACGGGCTGCACGACCAACCGGTGCTGATCCTGACGACGGCGCGCCCGACGCTCTTCGAGCGCCATCCGCACTGGGGGCGCGGCGAGCTCGAGCACCAACGGATCGACGTCGCGCCGCTCTTACCCGATGAGGCGGTCGCGATGTTCTCTGCGCTGGTCCGCAGCGATCGCCTTCCAGAGCCGGTGCTGGCGATCGCCCGGCAGCGGCTGCGCGGGAGCCCGCGCGCGCTCAATGATTTTGCGCGCCTGCTGCTGGAGACCGGCGTGCTCCGCGGCGACGAGGGTCGCTGGGAGTTGGATCCTGCGGCCATCGAGCGCGGACGGCTGCCCGAGACGCATGACGACCTCCTGCGCGCGCGGCTGCGCGCCTTGCCGCGCGGCGAACGCGAGCTCCTCTGCCAGGCCTCAGCGCTCGGCGAGGCCTTCTGGGCCGACGCGTTGGTCGCCCTGCGGCGGGCCGCCGTGATCGCGAGCGATGATGCCGATGGGCCACCGCTGACGCGGATCGCTGGCGAGGGCGAGCGTCAGGTGGTTGAGGTCGCGCGCGCGCTCAATACGCTCAGCGATCGCGGCTTGATCGTCGAGGCGGCCTTGAGCTCGATCGGAGGTGAGCGCGAATATCGCTTCGCCTATGCGCCGATCGGCGAGCTGGCCTATGACCTGTTGCGCGACAGCACCCCTGTTGCCGCTACGCTGCAGGGCTACCATGCCTTGGCCGCGCGCTGGATCGAGCTCCGTCCTGAGGGCCAGCAGGAGCAGCGACAGGAGCAAATCGGGCAGCAGCTCGAACGCGCCGGGGACCCGCGCGGTGCGGCCGCGCGCTACGGGAAGGCGGCCGAAGCAGCGCGTGCCCGCTTCGACAATGAGAAGGCCATTCGCCTCTACCAGCGGGCGTTGGGCTGCCTCGGCTCGGCTGACCTCGGGCAGCGGCTAGCCCTCTGGTATGCGTTGGGGACGATCTGTCAGGCACGCGGCGAGCTACGCGCCGCGCAAGACGCCTTCGAGCGTATGGTGCGATTGGCCTGGACCGTCGCCAGTCGCCCGCAGGCGGCGATCGCCTTCAACCAGATCGGGCGCCTCTGGCGACAGCGTGGCGACCTCGAGCTGGCGCTGGAGTACCTCGCGCGCGGATTGGAGATGTCCCGCGCCGCAGGCAATCGTCACGGCGTCGCCTCGGGACTCGATGAGCTCGCGCAGACCTGCACGCTCTTGGGGCAATACGATCAGGCCCTCGACCACGCTGCCAAGGCGCTGGAGCTGCGCCGGCAGCTCGGTGACCGCGTGGCGATCGCCGGGTCGCTGACCACGATCGGCACGATCGAGCGCGAGCGCGGGCTCTTTGCCGAGGCCGCGGCCTGCTGCGATGAGGCGCTGGCGTTGCGCCGCGCGGTGGGCGACCAGGAGGGTTTGGTTGTCTCGTTGATCAGCCTCGGCGAGCTGGCCCTCGAGGCTGGTCGCCAACGCCAGGCACGAGAGCATTGGGAGGAGGCGCTGGCGGACGCCGAGCGCATCGGGGCGCTCTCACTGCAGCTCCACCTCTTCCTGCGGCTGGCCGACCTCTCGTTGCGGGATGGCCGGTTGGCCGAGGTACGTCAACGCCTCGACGCCGCGCGACCCCTGGCCGAGCGCATCGGCGAGCGCATGGCTTTGGTCGAGCTGCTGCGCTGCCAGGCGCTCGTCGAGCTGGAGGATGGAGAGCGCGAGCGGGCTCAGCGGACCGCCGAGCAGGCGCTCGCACGCGCGCGCGAGGCGCGTCTCGAACCGCTCGTCGGACGCATCCATGGTGTGCTCGGCACGATTCACGGGGCGACGCTCTTTGATGCCTCGGCGACGGCAGAGGCCGGATCGGGGGCCGAAGGCCACCTGCAGCTCGCCGTCGATCTCCAGCGCAGGCTTGGCTGCCAGGCCGAGCTAGCGCGAACGCTGCAGCGGCTGGGCGCCTACCGCATCGAGCGCGAAGCGTGGGCGCGCGGTCGCCAGGACCTGCAGGAGGCGCTTCAGCTCGCGCAGCAGCTTGGCCTCGCCGATGCCGAGGGACTCGAGCGAACGCTGCGCGAGCTTCCGGTCTAG
- a CDS encoding glycosyltransferase family 2 protein, translated as MHSQPRCLINVDHLLGPSGDPPVDALAAAALGADLERLGAAADAVLLTRHDAAELRQTLAQVAPVASATLAVQPNWHAPAVGGPLPRVAAPGADGALFVVSAEPADLAWAASLTGTLQQVIPVLLWRNAGSAADPVSARLAWFVGRTLDEALTIVVARRRELRLSGVVMAYNEAPSIVAAIVDVRRFCRRFVAEYEIIVVDDGSSDATAALARRADEGDVRVICHAKNQGMGDTLRDGFAAARCDFLTALPADRQVRAQSLAAFLPHLAQGVCVHGQYLRPHAGPGRQVLTWGLRVLLRHLGDLRVDFAGAYAFHRDWRERVALARLPSHSFVFSFELLDALARQGCAMTEIPMLAFAREAGSSHEARAGRIAIVAREVVRSRLLRALRG; from the coding sequence ATGCACAGCCAACCGCGCTGCCTAATCAACGTCGATCATCTACTCGGCCCGAGCGGCGATCCGCCGGTCGATGCGCTGGCCGCTGCGGCGCTGGGGGCCGATTTGGAGCGCCTCGGCGCTGCGGCAGACGCCGTGCTGCTGACCCGCCACGACGCTGCGGAGCTGCGGCAGACGCTGGCGCAGGTGGCGCCGGTCGCCTCGGCGACGCTCGCCGTGCAGCCAAACTGGCACGCGCCCGCGGTGGGTGGACCCCTGCCCCGCGTCGCCGCGCCGGGCGCCGATGGTGCGCTCTTCGTGGTCAGCGCGGAGCCCGCCGATCTTGCCTGGGCGGCCAGTCTGACGGGAACGCTGCAGCAGGTGATACCCGTGCTGCTGTGGCGCAATGCCGGGTCTGCGGCCGATCCGGTCAGCGCGCGGCTGGCCTGGTTCGTCGGCCGCACGCTCGACGAGGCGCTGACGATCGTGGTCGCCAGGCGGCGCGAGCTGAGGCTCTCGGGCGTGGTGATGGCCTACAACGAGGCGCCCTCGATCGTGGCCGCGATCGTCGACGTCCGGCGCTTCTGTCGGCGCTTCGTCGCCGAGTACGAGATCATCGTCGTCGACGACGGGAGCAGCGATGCGACCGCCGCGTTGGCGCGGCGCGCCGACGAGGGTGACGTGCGCGTGATCTGTCACGCGAAGAACCAGGGCATGGGCGATACCCTGCGCGACGGCTTCGCGGCGGCTCGTTGCGACTTCCTGACCGCGCTGCCTGCCGATCGCCAGGTGCGCGCCCAGTCGCTGGCCGCCTTCCTGCCGCACCTCGCCCAGGGCGTCTGTGTCCATGGGCAATACCTTCGCCCGCACGCGGGCCCCGGTCGCCAGGTGCTGACCTGGGGGCTGCGCGTGCTCTTGCGCCACCTCGGCGACCTGCGTGTCGATTTCGCCGGGGCCTATGCCTTTCATCGCGATTGGCGCGAGCGGGTTGCGCTGGCGCGCCTGCCCTCGCATAGCTTCGTCTTCAGCTTCGAGCTGCTCGATGCGCTGGCGCGCCAGGGCTGCGCCATGACCGAGATCCCGATGCTGGCCTTTGCGCGAGAGGCGGGCAGCAGTCACGAGGCGCGCGCCGGGCGGATCGCCATCGTCGCGCGGGAGGTCGTGCGTTCGCGACTGCTTCGCGCGCTCCGCGGCTGA